Proteins found in one Gordonia sp. PDNC005 genomic segment:
- a CDS encoding aspartate/glutamate racemase family protein produces MRILVANVNTTQSMTDAIAESARAVASPGTEIVGITPRFGADSCEGNFESYLAAIAVMDAITSYSEPFDAVIQAGYGEHGREGLQELLDVPVVDITEAAASTAMYLGHKYSVVTTLDRTVPLIEDRLKLAGLDARCASVRASGLGVLELESDPDRAVEAIVAQSREAVESDHAEVICLGCGGMAELEERVREATGVPIVDGVRSAVTIAEGLVRMGLSTSKVRTYAQPREKKVIGWPFTI; encoded by the coding sequence ATGAGGATTCTTGTAGCCAACGTCAACACGACTCAGTCGATGACCGATGCCATCGCCGAGTCGGCGCGCGCCGTCGCCTCGCCGGGAACCGAGATCGTCGGCATCACGCCGCGTTTCGGCGCCGACTCGTGCGAAGGCAACTTCGAGAGCTACCTCGCGGCCATCGCAGTGATGGATGCGATCACCTCGTACTCGGAGCCGTTCGACGCCGTCATCCAGGCGGGATACGGCGAGCACGGTCGAGAGGGCCTGCAGGAGCTTCTCGACGTTCCTGTCGTCGACATCACCGAGGCCGCCGCGTCGACCGCGATGTACCTCGGCCACAAGTACTCGGTCGTCACGACGCTCGATCGCACCGTTCCGCTCATCGAGGATCGGCTCAAGCTCGCGGGACTCGACGCTCGCTGCGCATCGGTCCGTGCGTCCGGGCTCGGTGTCCTCGAACTCGAGTCCGATCCGGACCGGGCCGTCGAGGCGATCGTCGCTCAGTCCCGAGAAGCCGTCGAATCCGATCACGCCGAGGTGATCTGCCTCGGGTGCGGCGGAATGGCAGAACTCGAAGAACGCGTGCGCGAGGCGACGGGTGTCCCGATCGTCGACGGAGTTCGCTCGGCCGTCACGATCGCGGAAGGCCTTGTCCGCATGGGACTCTCGACGTCTAAGGTACGGACATACGCGCAACCGCGTGAGAAGAAGGTCATCGGCTGGCCGTTCACGATCTGA
- a CDS encoding bifunctional allantoicase/(S)-ureidoglycine aminohydrolase translates to MTSASYYTPRGGLPPQTDLLTDRAIVTEAYTVIPRGVLSDIVTSVFPEWTDTRAWIINRPVAGGATTFFQAIVEVAPGGGAERPEPQAEVEGFVFVTSGTLTVVAAGQTETLTEGGFAYLPAGTVWSSRNDGDAPATFVWIRKRYEPAEGHTPSVKFGNEQDIEPSAMPGTDGKWRTTRMLDPQDLAYDMHVNVVTFEPGATIPFAETHVMEHGLLMLEGKAVYHLNGDWVEVQEGDYLSLRAFCPQACYAGGPSNFRYLLYKDVNRQITL, encoded by the coding sequence GTGACCTCAGCGTCGTACTACACCCCTCGCGGCGGACTGCCCCCGCAGACTGATCTGCTCACCGACCGCGCGATCGTCACCGAGGCGTACACGGTGATCCCCCGCGGAGTCCTCTCCGACATCGTGACCTCGGTGTTCCCCGAGTGGACCGACACCCGCGCGTGGATCATCAACCGTCCTGTCGCGGGTGGCGCGACCACCTTCTTCCAGGCCATCGTCGAGGTGGCGCCCGGTGGCGGCGCCGAGCGTCCGGAGCCGCAGGCAGAGGTCGAGGGCTTCGTGTTCGTCACGTCCGGCACCCTCACCGTCGTCGCCGCAGGCCAGACCGAGACCCTCACCGAGGGCGGCTTCGCCTACCTTCCGGCAGGCACTGTCTGGTCGTCTCGCAACGACGGCGACGCTCCCGCGACGTTCGTCTGGATCCGCAAGCGCTACGAGCCCGCCGAGGGCCACACGCCGTCCGTCAAGTTCGGCAACGAGCAGGACATCGAGCCCTCCGCGATGCCCGGCACCGACGGCAAGTGGCGCACCACCCGCATGCTCGACCCGCAGGACCTCGCTTACGACATGCACGTCAACGTCGTCACGTTCGAACCCGGCGCGACGATTCCGTTCGCCGAGACCCACGTGATGGAACACGGCCTGCTGATGCTCGAGGGCAAAGCCGTCTACCACCTCAACGGGGACTGGGTGGAGGTCCAGGAAGGCGACTACCTGTCCCTGCGAGCCTTCTGCCCGCAGGCCTGCTACGCCGGCGGGCCGTCGAACTTCCGCTATCTCCTCTACAAGGACGTCAACCGCCAGATCACGCTCTGA
- a CDS encoding aldolase translates to MTRHLDDALLDDVDRRLTSADAALKAQYPGDDGRRQPIHTVYLPGDRYTATMPQEWGAAALDAAQNAGGLDAVAAMIGSTDTADTLAELVARKLTTEPIEDLRIDFEDGYGNRGDTTEDADVAEAVSRLRIALDTGTSTPFVGTRFKCFETPTRRRGLRTLDLFIGGLMETGGLPDGLTLTLPKVTSVDQVEAMVLVAETLESEHNLPDHRIRFEVQVETPQSILGADGSAPVARMIHVGDGRVSSLHYGTYDYSASLGIAAAYQSMEHPAADHAKNVMQLAVAGTGVHMSDGSTNILPIGDTDTVAHAWKLHARLVRRHLERGIYQGWDLHPAQLVTRFLATYAFYRDGFGPAATRLRNYVHKLDSTILDEPATARALAAVINRGVTCGAVTADEAESATDLPMSTVRDTALGRATTTTRREQ, encoded by the coding sequence GTGACCCGACATCTCGACGACGCACTGCTCGACGACGTCGATCGCCGTCTCACATCGGCAGACGCCGCACTGAAGGCGCAATACCCCGGCGACGACGGACGACGCCAGCCGATCCACACCGTCTACCTGCCCGGCGACCGCTACACGGCGACCATGCCGCAGGAGTGGGGCGCGGCAGCACTGGACGCCGCCCAGAACGCGGGCGGCCTCGACGCCGTCGCCGCGATGATCGGCAGCACGGACACCGCCGACACCCTCGCCGAACTCGTCGCCCGCAAACTGACGACCGAGCCCATCGAAGACCTCCGCATCGACTTCGAGGACGGCTACGGCAACCGCGGCGACACCACCGAGGACGCCGACGTCGCCGAAGCCGTCAGTCGCCTCCGGATCGCACTGGACACCGGAACGTCGACGCCGTTCGTCGGCACCAGGTTCAAGTGCTTCGAGACCCCGACGCGTCGACGCGGTCTGCGTACCCTCGATCTGTTCATCGGCGGGCTGATGGAGACCGGCGGACTGCCCGACGGCCTCACCCTCACCCTCCCCAAGGTCACCTCTGTCGACCAGGTGGAGGCGATGGTGCTCGTCGCCGAGACCCTGGAGTCCGAGCACAATCTGCCCGACCACCGCATCCGCTTCGAGGTGCAGGTCGAGACGCCGCAGTCCATCCTCGGCGCCGACGGCAGCGCACCCGTGGCCCGCATGATTCATGTAGGCGACGGACGCGTCAGCTCCCTTCACTACGGCACCTACGACTATTCCGCATCGCTCGGCATCGCGGCCGCATACCAGTCGATGGAACACCCCGCGGCCGACCATGCGAAGAACGTCATGCAGCTCGCCGTCGCGGGCACCGGCGTCCACATGTCCGACGGCTCGACCAACATCCTGCCGATCGGCGACACCGACACCGTGGCCCACGCCTGGAAGCTGCACGCCCGACTGGTGCGCCGACACCTCGAACGCGGCATCTACCAGGGCTGGGACCTGCACCCCGCGCAGCTCGTGACCCGGTTCCTCGCCACATACGCGTTCTACCGCGACGGCTTCGGCCCGGCGGCGACACGTCTCCGCAACTACGTGCACAAGCTCGACTCGACGATCCTCGACGAGCCGGCCACCGCGCGTGCCCTCGCCGCCGTCATCAACCGCGGCGTCACCTGCGGCGCGGTGACCGCCGATGAGGCCGAGTCGGCGACAGACCTTCCGATGTCCACCGTCCGCGACACAGCCCTGGGCCGCGCGACCACCACCACCAGGAGAGAACAGTGA
- a CDS encoding IclR family transcriptional regulator: MADGRSGGVQSVERAFELMELIGRAGGECSLTELSSESPLPPPTIHRLLRTLVGIGYVRQLPNRRYSLGPRLIRLGEVANRQLGAVAGPVLQALVDELSETASLAVLDGDMVIYTGQVASLHSMRTNNEIGRRVNLHNSGVGKAVLAELDDARILKLVTQAGLPAATENSVTTLSSVFANVEKVRADGFAVDEQEQEIGVRCIAMAVPGAPTPMAIGISGPEARMDADLLKRAVPALRRATDVISEALIGAREE, translated from the coding sequence ATGGCGGATGGCAGGTCGGGCGGCGTTCAATCGGTGGAACGCGCCTTCGAGCTCATGGAACTGATCGGTCGTGCTGGCGGGGAGTGTTCGCTGACGGAACTGTCGTCCGAGTCGCCGCTTCCACCTCCCACGATCCACCGACTTCTCCGAACGCTGGTCGGCATCGGCTATGTGAGGCAGCTTCCCAATCGTCGCTACTCGCTCGGTCCGCGGCTCATTCGCCTGGGTGAGGTCGCGAATCGGCAGTTGGGCGCCGTGGCGGGCCCTGTTCTCCAAGCGCTCGTCGACGAACTGTCCGAGACGGCCAGCCTCGCCGTCCTCGACGGCGACATGGTGATCTACACCGGCCAGGTCGCGTCGTTGCACAGCATGCGCACGAACAACGAGATCGGGCGTCGAGTGAACTTGCACAACTCCGGCGTCGGCAAAGCCGTTCTCGCCGAGCTCGACGACGCGCGGATTCTGAAGCTCGTGACGCAGGCCGGCCTTCCGGCGGCCACCGAGAACAGTGTGACCACGTTGTCGTCCGTCTTCGCCAACGTGGAGAAGGTGCGAGCCGACGGCTTCGCCGTCGATGAACAGGAGCAGGAGATCGGTGTTCGGTGCATCGCGATGGCCGTGCCCGGCGCGCCGACGCCGATGGCCATCGGCATCTCCGGTCCCGAAGCGCGCATGGACGCGGATCTGCTGAAACGGGCGGTCCCGGCTCTCCGACGCGCGACCGACGTGATCTCCGAAGCCCTCATCGGCGCTCGGGAGGAGTAG
- a CDS encoding alpha/beta fold hydrolase: protein MTMLHVDGIDLAADRRGSTDAPAVLLIAGGAQSMDWWTPEFCNALSAGVLQVIRYDHRDTGRSSQSPPGRPEYTGDDLVGDALAVLDAFDIKRAHLVGMSMGGGIAQALAVSRPDRVASVTLIESSPSGGDHGSLPGPTAAVAATWTEPTPAIDWADVDSVIDYRVDAERPYACPGRFDEARVRHIASLEVRRTANMESSMSNHFVARPADGVDPAEISAPTLVVHSVDDPMFPVEHGHALAAMIPGSRFLQLAGVGHEIPPPHTWDVVLPAIRRLTSESSKLS, encoded by the coding sequence ATGACGATGCTGCACGTAGATGGAATCGATCTCGCCGCTGACCGACGTGGCTCCACTGATGCGCCGGCCGTCCTGCTGATCGCCGGCGGCGCACAGTCGATGGACTGGTGGACACCCGAGTTCTGCAATGCCCTCAGCGCCGGAGTTCTCCAGGTGATCCGCTACGACCACCGCGACACCGGCCGGTCATCGCAGTCCCCACCTGGCCGCCCCGAGTACACGGGCGACGACCTGGTGGGCGACGCCCTGGCAGTCCTCGACGCCTTCGACATCAAGCGCGCTCACCTCGTCGGCATGTCGATGGGCGGCGGAATCGCGCAGGCACTCGCCGTGAGCCGCCCGGATCGTGTCGCGTCGGTGACTCTCATCGAGTCGAGCCCGTCCGGAGGCGACCACGGATCACTGCCCGGCCCGACCGCCGCAGTCGCCGCCACCTGGACCGAACCCACGCCCGCGATCGACTGGGCCGATGTGGACTCGGTGATCGACTATCGCGTCGACGCCGAACGGCCCTACGCCTGCCCAGGACGATTCGACGAAGCACGCGTCCGGCACATCGCATCCCTCGAGGTGCGCCGCACCGCGAACATGGAGTCGTCGATGTCCAACCACTTCGTCGCGCGTCCGGCCGACGGCGTCGACCCTGCCGAGATCTCCGCGCCGACGCTCGTCGTTCACAGCGTGGACGACCCGATGTTCCCGGTTGAGCACGGCCACGCGCTTGCCGCGATGATCCCCGGATCCCGGTTTCTACAGTTGGCCGGAGTTGGGCACGAGATTCCGCCGCCGCACACGTGGGACGTCGTTCTGCCCGCGATCAGGCGTCTCACGTCGGAGTCGTCAAAACTCTCGTGA
- a CDS encoding 4a-hydroxytetrahydrobiopterin dehydratase: MGGEDLTTAGWTATPDGLVARFRTGTMVRGLEFVTRVVAAAEAANHHPDIDFRYGAVALTLMTHDAGDEITELDHLLAREITNIASSLDISS, from the coding sequence ATGGGTGGCGAAGATTTGACGACAGCAGGGTGGACGGCGACGCCCGACGGGCTCGTCGCCCGGTTCCGCACCGGAACAATGGTCCGCGGTCTCGAATTCGTGACGCGCGTCGTCGCGGCTGCGGAGGCGGCGAATCATCACCCCGACATCGACTTCCGGTACGGGGCGGTGGCACTGACGCTCATGACGCACGATGCCGGCGACGAGATCACCGAGCTCGACCATCTGCTTGCGCGCGAGATCACAAACATCGCATCCAGTTTGGACATATCGTCCTGA
- a CDS encoding PadR family transcriptional regulator, whose translation MGKQITEMLKGTLEGIVLAVLAVAPAYGYEITARLRDEGFADIAEGTVYALLVRIEKRGIVDVEKVPSEKGPPRKVYSLNDAGRAELDEFWRTWTFLSDRIEHLHRGAN comes from the coding sequence GTGGGAAAACAGATCACCGAGATGCTCAAAGGCACGCTCGAAGGAATCGTTCTCGCGGTGCTGGCGGTTGCGCCGGCATACGGGTACGAGATCACCGCGCGACTGCGCGACGAGGGTTTCGCCGACATCGCGGAAGGCACTGTCTACGCATTGCTGGTCCGCATCGAGAAGCGCGGCATCGTCGACGTGGAAAAGGTCCCGTCGGAGAAGGGGCCGCCGCGAAAGGTCTACTCGCTCAACGACGCCGGGCGAGCGGAGCTCGACGAGTTCTGGCGCACATGGACATTCCTGTCCGACCGAATCGAACATCTGCACCGAGGAGCCAACTGA
- a CDS encoding DUF1048 domain-containing protein: MSIISKIVGDKKRYRAYQARVAALPTPHREAVEALARYLMYFGPGDSDNLTSMLEDLTDLFEQSVADGVDVRSIVGDDPVEFAEDFQRNYPEGQWIGRERDRLNDTITKAVGDEGTPR, encoded by the coding sequence ATGTCCATCATCAGCAAGATCGTCGGCGACAAGAAGCGCTACCGCGCCTACCAGGCGCGAGTCGCGGCTCTGCCGACACCACACCGCGAGGCCGTTGAAGCACTCGCTCGGTATCTCATGTACTTCGGGCCCGGCGACAGCGACAACCTGACGTCGATGCTCGAAGACCTCACCGATCTGTTCGAGCAGAGCGTGGCCGACGGCGTCGACGTCCGCAGCATCGTCGGGGACGACCCGGTCGAGTTCGCCGAAGACTTCCAGCGCAACTACCCCGAAGGTCAGTGGATCGGCCGCGAGCGCGACCGCCTCAACGACACGATCACCAAGGCCGTCGGCGATGAGGGGACACCGCGATGA
- a CDS encoding ABC transporter ATP-binding protein gives MTTTDNAISVRGLTKKYGDHAVLNGVDLDVAKGSVLALLGSNGAGKTTLVKVLATVLSADTGTATVNGHDVAQQARSVRQAISLTGQFAAVDEILTGRENLVLIARLRHQPDPGAVADRLLTRFGLTDAASRRVGTYSGGMRRRLDIAMSMIGDPPIVFLDEPTTGLDPQARIDVWNSVRELADGGTTVLLTTQYLDEAEQLADRIAILHEGRIIVDGTLADLKRLLPPAEVEYIEKQPTLEDVFLAVIGDDDLRRSA, from the coding sequence ATGACCACCACCGACAATGCGATCAGCGTGCGTGGGCTGACCAAGAAATACGGTGACCACGCAGTGCTCAACGGTGTCGACCTGGACGTCGCCAAAGGCTCGGTTCTTGCGCTGCTCGGATCCAACGGCGCCGGGAAGACCACCCTCGTCAAGGTCCTCGCCACCGTCCTGTCGGCCGACACCGGTACCGCGACCGTCAACGGTCACGACGTAGCGCAGCAGGCGCGCAGTGTTCGCCAAGCGATCAGCCTCACCGGGCAGTTCGCCGCCGTCGACGAGATACTGACGGGCCGCGAGAACCTCGTGCTCATCGCGCGCCTGCGTCACCAACCAGATCCGGGAGCGGTCGCAGACAGACTGCTCACCCGATTCGGCCTGACCGACGCGGCATCTCGTCGAGTCGGCACCTACTCGGGCGGCATGCGGAGACGCCTCGACATAGCGATGAGCATGATCGGTGACCCGCCGATCGTGTTCCTCGACGAGCCGACGACCGGACTGGATCCACAGGCCCGCATCGACGTGTGGAACTCCGTCCGGGAACTCGCCGACGGGGGGACGACGGTCCTCTTGACCACGCAGTACCTCGACGAAGCCGAGCAACTCGCGGACCGGATCGCGATCCTCCACGAGGGGCGGATCATCGTCGACGGCACACTCGCCGACCTCAAACGGCTCCTGCCGCCCGCAGAAGTCGAGTACATCGAGAAGCAGCCGACGCTGGAGGACGTGTTCCTCGCGGTGATCGGCGACGACGACCTGAGGAGGTCGGCATGA
- a CDS encoding ABC transporter permease, giving the protein MTTQTLGSTVVSDTLTLLGRSLRHITRSVDTVITTTVMPIAFMLLFVYVFGGAIDTGAQRYVDYLLPGILLITIASGVAYTAFRLYQDMQGGIVERLVSMPISRTSVLWAHVFTSMVANAVSVLIVLIVAAAMGFRTSAGPAAWLAVVGILALFTLAMTWLAVIPGLTASSPDGATAFSYPLILLPFVSSAFVPTAGMPGPVRAFAENQPVTAIVDAIRNLFAQQPVGSSIWIALGWCIALLATAYGVAMLVYRRKMR; this is encoded by the coding sequence ATGACCACTCAAACTCTCGGCTCGACAGTCGTCTCAGACACGTTGACCCTTCTCGGTCGGTCGCTGCGCCACATCACGCGAAGCGTCGACACCGTGATCACGACGACGGTCATGCCGATCGCGTTCATGCTGCTGTTCGTCTACGTCTTCGGCGGGGCGATCGACACCGGTGCCCAGCGCTATGTCGACTATCTGCTGCCCGGGATCCTGTTGATAACCATCGCGTCGGGCGTCGCCTACACCGCGTTCCGGCTGTACCAGGACATGCAGGGCGGAATCGTCGAACGGCTGGTGTCCATGCCGATCAGTCGGACCAGCGTCCTGTGGGCCCACGTCTTCACGTCGATGGTGGCGAACGCGGTGTCAGTCCTGATCGTGCTGATCGTGGCCGCCGCCATGGGCTTCCGCACGAGCGCCGGGCCGGCAGCGTGGTTGGCCGTCGTGGGCATTCTCGCCCTGTTCACCCTCGCGATGACGTGGCTCGCCGTGATCCCTGGGCTCACCGCGAGTTCACCCGACGGGGCGACGGCGTTCTCCTACCCGCTGATCCTGTTGCCGTTCGTCAGTTCGGCGTTCGTCCCGACGGCGGGAATGCCCGGTCCGGTGCGGGCCTTCGCGGAGAACCAACCGGTCACCGCGATCGTCGACGCGATCCGCAATCTCTTTGCACAGCAACCCGTCGGCAGCAGCATCTGGATCGCTCTCGGCTGGTGCATCGCGCTGCTGGCCACCGCATATGGCGTCGCCATGCTCGTCTACCGTCGCAAGATGCGGTGA
- the nuoN gene encoding NADH-quinone oxidoreductase subunit NuoN: MTDGLLLPSIDYYRLSPMLIVFGVAVVSVLVEAFARSEARYRIQLGLSCAGIVAAMVALGFVAHTATTDSPQQRTLMSGAVLIDGPGLFVQAVVLVVALGAVAFMGERRLDRVWAPAEVRTATGTPVAAGYVSTPLDDAGAGSDADLTADAFTPSGATVPGSTDELAAGRAGFLTTEVYPLTLFAVGGMMLFGSCGDLLTMFIALEVLSLPLYVLCGLARRRRLLSQEASLKYFLLGAFASAIFLFGTAFAYGASASLSLRDVGQSLQTADDRTFGVIALVLIAAGLLFKVGAVPFGSWVPDVYQGAPSPVTALMASATKAAAFGALLRVLHVGFPDLADIARPALWTITIATMVVATFMAVTQRDCKRMLAYSSVSHVGFALVGAITLSRDALAGTLFYIAVYAVSAFGAFALISVVRDLTGREESDLRAWAGLGREHPLVGTMMSILLLSFAGIPLTGGFIGKFAVFSAAGQDGAWPLVIVGVVCSAIAAYFYVRVIVAMFFSDPPEGAPTVAQPSLLTTIPIAISVGLTIALGVVPAWLLDISHDVATFLG; the protein is encoded by the coding sequence ATGACCGACGGACTCCTGCTTCCCTCGATCGACTACTACCGGCTCTCGCCGATGCTGATCGTGTTCGGAGTCGCCGTTGTCAGCGTGCTCGTGGAGGCCTTCGCTCGAAGTGAGGCGCGGTACCGCATTCAGCTCGGACTGTCGTGTGCCGGCATCGTCGCCGCGATGGTCGCGCTGGGATTCGTCGCGCACACCGCCACAACGGATTCCCCGCAGCAACGGACCCTCATGTCCGGCGCGGTCCTGATAGACGGGCCTGGCCTGTTCGTACAGGCAGTTGTGCTCGTCGTCGCGCTAGGAGCCGTCGCGTTCATGGGCGAACGACGCCTCGACAGGGTGTGGGCGCCCGCAGAGGTCCGGACCGCGACGGGCACGCCGGTGGCGGCGGGATACGTCTCGACTCCGCTCGACGACGCAGGTGCGGGATCCGACGCCGACCTGACGGCTGACGCATTCACTCCGTCCGGTGCCACCGTGCCGGGTTCAACGGACGAACTCGCCGCTGGTCGCGCCGGGTTCCTGACGACCGAGGTGTATCCGCTCACGCTGTTCGCGGTGGGCGGCATGATGCTGTTCGGTTCGTGCGGAGATCTGCTGACGATGTTCATCGCGCTCGAAGTGCTGTCGTTGCCACTGTATGTGCTGTGCGGCCTGGCTCGACGTCGCCGATTGCTGTCTCAGGAGGCGTCGCTCAAGTACTTCCTGCTCGGCGCGTTCGCGTCGGCGATCTTCCTGTTCGGGACCGCTTTCGCCTACGGCGCGAGCGCGTCGCTGTCGCTGCGGGACGTCGGCCAGTCGTTGCAGACCGCTGATGATCGCACGTTCGGTGTGATCGCGCTGGTATTGATCGCCGCCGGCCTGCTGTTCAAGGTCGGGGCCGTCCCCTTCGGGTCCTGGGTTCCGGACGTCTACCAGGGCGCGCCGTCTCCGGTCACCGCGTTGATGGCATCCGCGACGAAGGCGGCCGCTTTCGGCGCACTGCTCCGGGTGCTGCATGTCGGGTTCCCCGATCTCGCCGATATCGCGCGCCCCGCGCTGTGGACGATCACGATCGCCACGATGGTTGTCGCGACGTTCATGGCAGTCACCCAACGGGACTGCAAACGCATGCTGGCGTATTCGTCGGTGAGTCACGTCGGTTTCGCCCTCGTCGGAGCGATCACTCTCTCGCGGGACGCCCTCGCGGGCACTCTCTTCTACATCGCCGTGTACGCGGTTTCCGCATTCGGCGCCTTCGCGCTCATCAGCGTGGTGCGCGATCTGACCGGCAGGGAGGAGTCCGACCTTCGCGCGTGGGCCGGACTCGGTCGTGAGCATCCCCTGGTGGGCACCATGATGTCGATCCTCCTGCTGTCGTTCGCGGGCATCCCGCTCACCGGCGGGTTCATCGGCAAGTTCGCGGTGTTCTCCGCCGCAGGACAGGACGGCGCATGGCCGCTGGTGATCGTCGGAGTGGTGTGCAGCGCGATCGCCGCCTACTTCTACGTGCGGGTGATCGTCGCGATGTTCTTCTCGGATCCCCCGGAGGGTGCTCCCACCGTCGCTCAACCGAGCCTGCTGACCACGATCCCGATCGCGATCAGCGTGGGTCTCACGATCGCTCTCGGCGTCGTTCCCGCCTGGTTGCTCGACATCTCCCACGATGTGGCGACTTTCCTCGGTTGA
- a CDS encoding NADH-quinone oxidoreductase subunit M — MTMPWLTVLWLLPAVASAVVMFLPADRAHNAKVIGVGAALLVLVWSLIVAARFEPGGRRFQMTEDLSWIPQFGARYSLGLDGVGLALILLTTVLTPLLLLAGWRDADGPVGKTVHIYVALLLSVEAMVLMSFVATDVLLFYVFFEAMLIPMYFLIGGFGTKGPGVRAERSRAAVQFLLYNLFGGLIMLAAVIGLYVVAGKFSFESISTAVADGTLEMSPTTQNLLFAGFVFAFAVKAPLWPLHTWLPDAAVSTTPAAAVMMMAVMDKVGTFAMLRYCVGLFPDASETFAPVLCTLAVVSIVYGAVMAIGQTDVMRLIAYTSISHFGFIVLGVFALTDQGHAGSTLYMVNHGISTAALFLIAGFLVSRRGSSLISDYGGVQRLAPVLSGTFLIAGLATLSLPGLGPFISEFLVLIGTFVRYPAAAVIASVALVLSAVYILWTYQRMMGGPAPDSADEQITDLGVREKLVVAPLIVLLFVLGFFPRIILDFVDPAAPATTSTTANDGADR; from the coding sequence ATGACGATGCCGTGGCTCACCGTGTTGTGGCTGCTCCCCGCGGTCGCATCCGCCGTGGTGATGTTCCTGCCAGCGGACCGCGCCCACAACGCGAAGGTGATCGGCGTCGGCGCAGCGCTGCTGGTGCTGGTGTGGTCGCTGATCGTGGCGGCTCGATTCGAACCCGGCGGCCGGCGATTCCAGATGACCGAAGATCTGAGCTGGATCCCACAGTTCGGAGCTCGCTACTCCCTCGGGTTGGACGGCGTCGGACTCGCGCTGATCCTTCTCACCACGGTCCTCACTCCCCTCCTGTTGCTTGCCGGGTGGCGGGACGCAGACGGACCGGTCGGCAAGACCGTCCACATCTACGTCGCCCTGCTGCTCTCGGTCGAGGCGATGGTGCTGATGAGCTTCGTCGCGACCGATGTGCTGTTGTTCTACGTCTTCTTCGAGGCGATGTTGATCCCGATGTACTTCCTGATCGGCGGCTTCGGGACGAAGGGGCCCGGAGTACGTGCCGAACGATCACGGGCAGCCGTGCAGTTCCTGCTGTACAACCTGTTCGGCGGACTCATCATGCTCGCCGCGGTGATCGGCCTGTACGTCGTCGCAGGCAAGTTCAGCTTCGAGTCGATCTCCACGGCAGTCGCCGACGGCACCCTCGAGATGTCGCCGACCACACAGAACCTGCTGTTCGCGGGCTTCGTGTTCGCGTTCGCCGTGAAGGCACCGCTGTGGCCGCTGCACACGTGGCTGCCCGATGCCGCCGTCTCCACCACGCCGGCTGCGGCCGTGATGATGATGGCGGTGATGGACAAGGTCGGCACGTTCGCGATGCTGAGATACTGCGTCGGACTGTTCCCCGACGCCTCGGAGACCTTCGCCCCGGTGCTGTGCACTCTTGCGGTCGTCAGCATCGTCTACGGCGCTGTGATGGCGATCGGACAGACCGACGTGATGCGACTCATCGCCTACACGTCCATCTCCCACTTCGGATTCATCGTGCTCGGCGTCTTCGCACTCACCGACCAGGGCCACGCGGGTTCCACTCTCTACATGGTCAACCACGGCATCTCGACAGCTGCCCTGTTCCTCATCGCAGGATTCCTCGTCTCGCGTCGCGGCAGTTCGTTGATCAGCGACTACGGCGGCGTGCAGCGCCTCGCACCGGTGCTGTCGGGGACGTTCCTGATCGCTGGTCTGGCCACCCTGTCACTTCCCGGTTTGGGGCCGTTCATCAGCGAGTTCTTGGTCCTCATCGGCACATTCGTGCGGTATCCCGCGGCGGCCGTGATCGCTTCGGTCGCGTTGGTCCTGTCGGCGGTCTACATCCTCTGGACGTACCAGCGAATGATGGGAGGACCTGCCCCGGACAGCGCCGACGAACAGATCACTGACCTCGGTGTGCGGGAGAAGCTCGTGGTCGCACCGTTGATTGTTCTGTTGTTCGTTCTCGGCTTCTTCCCGCGGATCATCCTGGACTTCGTTGATCCAGCAGCACCCGCAACCACCTCGACCACTGCGAACGACGGAGCAGATCGATGA